A window of Candidatus Dadabacteria bacterium contains these coding sequences:
- a CDS encoding addiction module protein: MDSSLKNLPVDERIRLVEDLWDSIASDQNSISLSPPQKAKLDKRLEAYCAIKDPGHPADEVISGIRKKL, translated from the coding sequence ATGGATTCCAGCCTGAAAAACCTGCCGGTCGATGAGCGGATTCGTCTTGTAGAAGACCTATGGGACAGCATCGCCTCCGATCAGAACTCTATCTCTCTTTCACCCCCGCAGAAAGCCAAACTGGACAAGAGGCTCGAGGCTTACTGTGCGATCAAAGACCCGGGACACCCCGCTGACGAAGTTATTTCGGGAATCCGCAAAAAACTGTGA
- a CDS encoding PIN domain-containing protein — protein MLIDTNILVYCYDGRFPDKKRIARRVVREGAGSGHLRIAHQSIVEFVASTTRGSPENRILDLPDAIREAEGLMASSPIIYPDESVLRMALRGAAAYGLSWFDAHIWAYAEVHGIRELFSEDFQHGRMYGTVTVRNPFLLYS, from the coding sequence ATGCTGATTGACACTAACATATTGGTCTATTGTTACGACGGTAGGTTCCCGGACAAGAAACGGATTGCGAGGCGTGTTGTTCGCGAGGGGGCCGGAAGCGGACATTTGCGTATCGCGCACCAGTCGATAGTTGAATTCGTTGCGTCAACAACCCGGGGAAGTCCGGAAAACCGCATACTTGATCTTCCAGACGCGATACGCGAAGCGGAAGGACTGATGGCAAGTTCCCCGATTATCTACCCCGATGAATCTGTACTACGAATGGCCCTGCGCGGAGCGGCGGCATACGGCCTGTCATGGTTTGACGCGCATATCTGGGCTTACGCCGAAGTTCACGGCATAAGGGAACTGTTCTCGGAAGACTTCCAGCACGGCCGCATGTACGGCACGGTAACTGTGCGGAATCCGTTTCTACTTTATTCCTGA
- a CDS encoding phosphatidylglycerophosphatase A, which yields MINRICVVFSTFFGLGFAPGAPGTVGTLGAVGVVYLLSLAGGAVFYSAFTLGLILVSFIAAGRCVGIFKREDPPEVVIDEVCGFLVCMLFITPDPLNLAVGFFLFRFFDIAKPFPVRRAESLPGGYGIVMDDVLAGVYANLCLHVLVRLY from the coding sequence TTGATAAACAGGATATGCGTTGTTTTCTCGACTTTTTTCGGGCTGGGATTTGCCCCGGGAGCCCCAGGAACGGTCGGGACTCTTGGAGCGGTCGGGGTCGTGTACCTGCTTAGCCTTGCGGGCGGTGCGGTTTTTTATTCAGCATTCACGTTGGGACTGATCCTTGTCTCTTTTATAGCCGCCGGCCGCTGCGTGGGGATTTTTAAAAGGGAAGATCCGCCCGAGGTCGTGATTGACGAGGTATGCGGATTTCTGGTGTGCATGCTTTTCATAACGCCGGACCCGCTTAACCTTGCAGTCGGCTTTTTCCTTTTCAGGTTTTTTGATATAGCGAAGCCGTTTCCGGTAAGAAGGGCTGAGAGTCTTCCTGGGGGATACGGTATCGTTATGGATGACGTTCTGGCCGGGGTGTACGCTAATTTATGCCTGCATGTGCTTGTCCGGCTCTATTGA
- a CDS encoding AAA family ATPase → MSKVICVVNQKGGVGKTTTAVNLSASLAVTNRRTLLIDLDSQGNATGGLGIDKESVNSKNICSVILGEVKLMDTVIDVYPELLNGYLHLCPANHELTGAEIHLIETESREYRLKKVIDEIKAEYDYIFIDAPPSLSLLTINALAAADRVLIPVQCEYYALEGIGQLQTTISLAKQRLNPSLEVEGYLLTMFDSRNNICHSVAEDVRNHFGEKTFDTVISRNVKLAEAPSHGKPLLLYEIKSSGAQNYMKLANEIISRAEVN, encoded by the coding sequence ATGTCAAAAGTAATATGCGTGGTAAATCAGAAAGGGGGAGTCGGTAAGACCACAACCGCAGTCAACCTTTCGGCCTCTCTGGCAGTGACAAACCGCCGAACGCTTCTCATAGATCTTGATTCCCAGGGAAACGCCACCGGGGGGCTCGGCATTGATAAGGAATCGGTTAATTCGAAAAACATCTGCAGCGTCATACTGGGAGAAGTAAAGCTCATGGACACCGTAATTGACGTCTATCCTGAGCTTCTAAACGGTTACCTGCACCTATGTCCGGCGAATCACGAACTCACCGGGGCGGAGATACACCTCATAGAGACAGAAAGCAGAGAATACCGTCTTAAAAAGGTTATCGACGAGATAAAGGCTGAGTACGATTACATATTCATAGACGCCCCTCCGTCTCTCAGCCTGCTCACCATAAACGCGCTCGCCGCGGCCGACCGGGTGCTAATACCCGTTCAGTGCGAATACTACGCTCTTGAAGGAATAGGACAGCTGCAGACAACCATATCGCTCGCCAAGCAGAGACTCAATCCCTCGCTCGAGGTGGAAGGCTATCTTCTGACCATGTTCGATTCCCGCAATAACATATGTCACTCCGTGGCCGAGGACGTAAGGAATCACTTCGGCGAAAAGACCTTCGACACCGTAATAAGCAGAAACGTTAAGCTCGCCGAAGCGCCAAGCCACGGCAAGCCGCTTCTGCTTTATGAAATCAAGTCGAGCGGAGCTCAGAATTACATGAAACTCGCAAATGAGATAATAAGCAGAGCGGAGGTTAACTGA
- a CDS encoding ParB/RepB/Spo0J family partition protein, whose amino-acid sequence MKRQSLGRGLDSLIPKSLETESTGYQMVSTDLLKPNPSQPRKQFEQGALEELAESIKENGVIQPLIVRKINGGFEIVAGERRWRAAKIAKLEKLPVVIRTATDQDVAELTLIENIQREDLNPIEEAEAYEKLSERFGLTHDDIARKTGKNRSVVTNQLRLLKLSGKAKEALVSGSITAGHARALLAASSPEEMNSLLGEVLKKDLTVRRTEALVKKRSRDTEQPAEPALNEVAEDIFTRELTEELSGKFSTKVRISRSKTKGKIEIEYYSPEELERIIGILLSRG is encoded by the coding sequence GTGAAAAGACAAAGCCTAGGAAGAGGACTTGACTCACTTATTCCGAAGAGCCTGGAAACGGAATCCACCGGGTACCAGATGGTAAGCACGGACCTGCTTAAGCCGAATCCCTCGCAGCCGAGAAAGCAGTTTGAGCAGGGTGCGCTTGAGGAGCTCGCAGAGTCTATAAAGGAAAACGGGGTCATACAGCCTCTTATCGTCAGGAAGATAAACGGCGGCTTTGAAATAGTGGCCGGGGAGCGCAGATGGAGAGCGGCAAAAATTGCCAAACTCGAAAAGCTCCCCGTAGTGATAAGAACCGCTACCGACCAGGACGTAGCGGAGCTGACGTTAATAGAAAACATACAAAGAGAGGACTTAAATCCCATTGAGGAGGCTGAGGCTTATGAAAAGCTCTCGGAGCGCTTCGGGCTTACCCATGACGATATTGCCAGAAAAACGGGGAAAAACCGCTCGGTCGTCACGAACCAGTTGAGGCTTCTCAAGCTTTCCGGTAAAGCCAAGGAAGCGCTTGTTTCGGGCTCTATAACGGCAGGGCACGCAAGAGCGCTTCTAGCCGCATCCTCCCCCGAGGAAATGAATTCCCTTCTCGGAGAAGTGCTGAAAAAGGATCTTACGGTAAGGCGAACCGAAGCGCTTGTAAAAAAGAGAAGCAGAGATACAGAACAGCCCGCTGAACCAGCTTTGAATGAGGTGGCAGAAGATATCTTCACCAGGGAACTTACAGAAGAGCTTTCCGGGAAATTCTCGACCAAAGTAAGAATCAGCCGCAGCAAGACAAAAGGGAAAATAGAAATAGAGTACTATTCTCCCGAGGAGCTTGAGAGAATTATTGGCATACTGCTCTCGCGCGGGTAA
- the purS gene encoding phosphoribosylformylglycinamidine synthase subunit PurS, with protein MKQFSVKIEVKLKPVVLDPQGKAVLNALSGLGFSGVSDARVGKVVELTMEGESAEEVSRKADEMCRKLLSNPVIEDSSVEVAEK; from the coding sequence ATGAAACAGTTTTCTGTGAAAATAGAGGTTAAGCTCAAGCCCGTGGTGCTCGATCCTCAGGGCAAGGCGGTGCTTAACGCTCTTTCCGGCCTCGGATTCAGCGGGGTCTCAGACGCAAGGGTAGGCAAAGTCGTGGAGCTCACCATGGAGGGCGAATCCGCCGAGGAAGTAAGCCGCAAAGCGGACGAGATGTGCCGGAAACTCCTTTCCAACCCGGTAATCGAAGATTCCTCGGTAGAGGTAGCGGAAAAATAA
- the purQ gene encoding phosphoribosylformylglycinamidine synthase I yields MPSFGVLFFPGSNCDHDCYHAIKKILGRPCELIWHEETSLEGIDCIVIPGGFSYGDYLRAGAISQFSPVVSPLRELAASGVPVIGICNGFQILVESGLLPGAFIHNSSLKFVCRWTNVRVEDTDTPFTCLLRRGEVLKLPVANAQGNFVLPPNGDDTRERRIVLRYCGERGELSAEANPSGAEDNIAGIANSRGNVLGMMPHPERSFENLLGSEDGRRMFENVVAWIESGGRKSSGVTSLDPLASS; encoded by the coding sequence ATGCCAAGTTTCGGAGTTCTGTTCTTTCCGGGGTCCAACTGCGACCACGACTGCTATCACGCCATAAAGAAAATCCTGGGCCGGCCCTGCGAACTTATATGGCACGAGGAAACTTCCCTCGAGGGAATCGACTGCATCGTGATACCGGGGGGATTTTCCTACGGAGATTATCTTCGCGCGGGAGCCATATCGCAGTTCTCTCCGGTGGTAAGCCCTCTCAGGGAACTTGCCGCAAGCGGAGTCCCCGTAATAGGGATATGCAACGGGTTTCAGATTCTTGTCGAATCCGGGCTTCTTCCCGGGGCATTTATACACAACTCCTCCCTCAAATTCGTCTGCAGGTGGACAAACGTGAGGGTCGAGGATACCGATACGCCCTTTACCTGCCTTCTCCGCAGGGGAGAGGTGCTCAAGCTGCCCGTCGCAAACGCCCAGGGCAATTTCGTGCTGCCCCCGAACGGGGACGATACCCGGGAACGGAGAATAGTTCTGCGCTACTGCGGGGAAAGGGGAGAACTCAGTGCCGAGGCGAATCCAAGCGGCGCCGAGGACAACATAGCGGGAATCGCCAACAGCCGGGGCAACGTACTCGGGATGATGCCTCATCCCGAGCGCAGTTTCGAGAACCTGCTGGGCTCAGAGGACGGCAGAAGAATGTTTGAGAACGTAGTGGCCTGGATAGAGTCGGGCGGGCGGAAATCCTCAGGCGTTACGAGCCTTGACCCCTTGGCTTCTTCGTAA
- a CDS encoding type II toxin-antitoxin system VapB family antitoxin, translated as MRTTVNLDDELLSQAREMTSITSNTKLLREALKALVQRESARRLAKLKGSEPGLRPIPRRRFDYGSD; from the coding sequence ATGAGAACAACTGTAAACTTGGACGATGAACTGCTGTCCCAGGCGCGGGAGATGACAAGCATCACGTCAAACACCAAGCTCCTTCGGGAAGCCCTGAAGGCGCTTGTGCAGAGGGAGAGCGCACGGCGGCTCGCCAAGCTGAAAGGCAGCGAACCCGGACTCCGCCCTATTCCGCGGCGCCGTTTTGATTATGGTTCTGATTGA
- a CDS encoding PIN domain-containing protein, with product MVLIDTSVWVEHLRGKTEVVEDLLTTEEVIMHPFIIGEIACGNFANRGEVLSMLHGLPALSVTDDSLVLYFIDQNKLAGSGMGYIDAHLLASAILEPPTRVLTLDKRFRAAAEAMELEYDPARG from the coding sequence ATGGTTCTGATTGACACTTCGGTATGGGTTGAGCACTTGAGAGGGAAGACTGAGGTGGTTGAAGATCTGCTCACCACCGAGGAAGTAATTATGCATCCATTTATCATAGGCGAAATCGCCTGCGGCAATTTTGCGAACCGCGGAGAAGTTCTCTCGATGCTCCATGGACTGCCCGCTCTTTCCGTGACGGATGACTCTCTAGTACTGTACTTTATCGATCAGAACAAGCTGGCCGGGTCGGGCATGGGCTACATCGACGCTCATCTGCTCGCCTCCGCGATCCTCGAGCCTCCGACCCGAGTACTTACGCTCGACAAGCGCTTCAGAGCGGCCGCCGAAGCGATGGAACTTGAGTATGATCCCGCCCGGGGCTGA
- a CDS encoding sulfurtransferase TusA family protein, with the protein MDNTQSKEKIDITDYICPMTFVKTKLKLEQMKRGEVLEVRLCEGEPLSNLPRSVEQEGHRVLSIEKEEGRYHKVIIERC; encoded by the coding sequence ATGGACAACACGCAGAGCAAGGAAAAAATAGACATAACTGACTACATCTGCCCGATGACGTTTGTTAAAACCAAGCTCAAGCTTGAGCAGATGAAGCGCGGGGAAGTCCTTGAAGTAAGGCTCTGCGAAGGAGAACCTCTTTCCAATCTCCCGAGAAGCGTGGAACAGGAAGGTCACAGGGTTCTCTCCATAGAGAAAGAAGAAGGCCGCTACCACAAGGTAATCATCGAGCGCTGCTAA
- a CDS encoding cysteine synthase family protein, protein MYRSEAGTSTAGGSRVESVVDLIGNTPLLKLSETAKECSPGVSIYAKAEWFNPGGSIKDRPARRMILEAIRSGELTKDKVIMDSSSGNTAIAYAMLGAALGYEVEIVTPENVNTERKKAIEAYGAKITFSSPLEGSDGAIRIAHKLKADNPEKYFMPDQYNNINNLLAHYETTAPEIWEQTKGAVTHFLAGLGTSGTFMGTGKRLKEYNPDIKIIAIQPEESLHGLEGMKHMPTSIVPGIYDEEAADETVFISTEKAYEMMERLMDTEGIFVGHSGGAAVCVTLEYAKKLKEGVLVTILPDSGRRYLSEGLWW, encoded by the coding sequence ATGTATAGATCCGAAGCCGGAACCTCCACTGCCGGAGGTTCAAGAGTCGAATCGGTGGTTGACCTTATAGGCAACACCCCTCTCCTGAAACTTTCCGAGACGGCAAAGGAATGCTCTCCCGGAGTCAGTATTTACGCAAAGGCCGAGTGGTTTAACCCGGGAGGTTCAATAAAAGACCGCCCCGCCCGCAGAATGATCCTGGAAGCCATCCGCTCCGGCGAGCTCACAAAAGACAAGGTCATTATGGACTCCTCTTCCGGGAATACAGCGATCGCGTACGCGATGCTCGGGGCCGCGCTCGGGTACGAGGTTGAAATCGTAACGCCTGAGAACGTAAACACCGAGAGAAAAAAAGCAATCGAGGCCTACGGGGCGAAAATAACCTTCTCAAGTCCCCTTGAAGGTTCCGACGGAGCGATAAGAATTGCTCACAAGCTGAAAGCGGATAACCCTGAGAAATATTTCATGCCGGATCAGTACAACAATATTAACAACCTCCTGGCTCACTACGAGACGACTGCGCCCGAGATCTGGGAGCAGACAAAGGGCGCCGTGACCCACTTTCTTGCGGGACTCGGCACATCGGGGACTTTCATGGGGACCGGGAAAAGGCTTAAAGAATACAACCCCGATATAAAGATAATCGCGATTCAGCCAGAAGAAAGTCTTCACGGACTTGAAGGCATGAAACATATGCCCACTTCAATAGTTCCCGGCATATACGACGAGGAAGCGGCCGACGAAACTGTCTTTATCTCGACTGAGAAAGCGTATGAAATGATGGAGCGGCTGATGGATACCGAGGGAATATTCGTAGGTCACTCGGGAGGAGCCGCGGTCTGCGTAACGCTTGAGTACGCGAAAAAACTGAAAGAAGGAGTGCTCGTGACGATTCTTCCCGACTCGGGCAGAAGGTACCTGAGCGAAGGACTCTGGTGGTAA
- a CDS encoding M67 family metallopeptidase, whose product MVKIYRSAYLGMTRDAESGYPYEVCGVMIGKEDTVIHFRKCANLVADDKSETAFKETADIDSKRLKDRYELDPRSYIEADSWARENGLEILGIYHSHPDHPSVPSETDRQVASPGWAYIIFSVNRGKFADARVWYIDEQDFQFEERKFEVLKDPD is encoded by the coding sequence GTGGTAAAGATATACAGATCGGCCTATCTGGGCATGACACGGGATGCGGAATCCGGTTACCCTTACGAGGTGTGCGGAGTAATGATCGGGAAAGAAGATACCGTCATCCACTTTCGCAAATGCGCCAATCTGGTCGCTGACGACAAATCCGAAACAGCGTTTAAGGAAACAGCAGACATTGACAGCAAGCGGTTAAAGGACCGTTACGAGCTTGATCCGCGTTCCTACATAGAGGCAGACTCGTGGGCGAGGGAGAACGGTCTTGAGATTCTCGGCATATACCACTCGCACCCGGACCACCCTTCGGTACCTTCAGAGACGGACAGACAGGTGGCATCGCCCGGATGGGCGTATATAATTTTCTCGGTAAACCGCGGAAAATTCGCCGACGCGAGAGTATGGTACATTGACGAGCAAGATTTCCAGTTTGAAGAAAGAAAGTTCGAAGTGCTTAAAGACCCCGACTGA
- a CDS encoding NADH-quinone oxidoreductase subunit N translates to MNMQVLFESTLAILPECVLILAGLLILICAPILKKRWTGSLFLLAISGTVLSLILNFSRFSGESSAFSGALVIDSFSAYFNSLFLLAALATILFSKDHLEGRTQWLEEFYALVLFCTSGMMVLASSVELMTLFVGFEIMSIAVYILSGFRSKSLDSTESGVKYLVLGGFSSAVLLFGIALLYGATGSTFLEEILKSPGNLPMYVCGAAFVAVGVIFKIGAVPLHQWVPDIYDGAPLTVTGYMSVAVKAAAFVLLLRIFLGSAPGFENYMTAAVQIAAVLTMVVGNIAAIYQKSVKRMLAYSSVAHAGYALVGVAAVFSDSSVGSGSVLYYLFAYTFMNLGAFGILAYASREGNDCDTFERISGLWSRKPAASLALGVFMFSLAGIPPTIGFFGKYRVFLAAVDANLTPLAVIGIIASVISAYYYLKVLVYAFMREDSYGASANKPLSGATIAVLTAVTVFFGIFPFLSWDLAAQASNTLLAAIAF, encoded by the coding sequence ATGAATATGCAGGTTCTGTTTGAAAGTACGCTGGCTATCCTTCCCGAGTGCGTACTCATACTCGCCGGCCTGCTCATACTCATCTGCGCCCCGATTCTGAAAAAAAGATGGACGGGGTCGCTTTTTCTCCTCGCGATCTCAGGAACCGTGCTCTCCCTCATCCTTAACTTCTCCAGGTTCTCCGGCGAAAGTTCCGCGTTCTCCGGCGCGCTGGTAATCGATTCCTTCTCCGCCTATTTCAACTCCCTTTTTCTCCTGGCGGCGCTTGCGACTATCCTGTTTTCAAAAGATCACCTCGAGGGACGCACGCAATGGCTTGAGGAGTTCTACGCGCTTGTGCTTTTCTGCACGAGCGGGATGATGGTTCTCGCCTCCTCGGTCGAACTCATGACGCTTTTCGTGGGGTTCGAAATCATGTCAATCGCCGTCTACATACTCTCGGGGTTCAGAAGCAAATCCCTCGACTCTACAGAATCAGGCGTAAAATACCTTGTTCTTGGAGGCTTCTCTTCCGCGGTGCTGCTTTTTGGAATCGCCCTTCTCTACGGGGCTACCGGTTCCACTTTTCTGGAGGAAATTCTAAAAAGTCCGGGGAATCTTCCGATGTATGTATGCGGAGCCGCCTTTGTGGCAGTGGGAGTCATTTTCAAGATAGGAGCCGTGCCGCTTCACCAGTGGGTGCCCGATATCTACGACGGAGCTCCCCTCACGGTTACGGGATACATGTCCGTTGCGGTAAAAGCGGCGGCTTTTGTGCTGCTGCTGAGAATATTTCTCGGCTCCGCTCCGGGATTTGAAAACTACATGACGGCCGCGGTGCAGATTGCGGCAGTGCTGACCATGGTAGTGGGGAATATAGCCGCCATATATCAAAAAAGCGTGAAGAGAATGCTTGCCTACTCAAGTGTGGCACACGCTGGATACGCCCTCGTCGGGGTAGCGGCAGTTTTCTCAGACTCTTCGGTCGGAAGCGGGAGCGTTCTTTATTATCTGTTTGCCTATACTTTTATGAACCTCGGAGCTTTCGGAATCCTCGCCTACGCGAGCAGGGAGGGGAACGATTGTGACACTTTCGAGAGGATATCGGGACTCTGGAGCAGAAAACCGGCGGCATCGCTCGCACTTGGAGTATTTATGTTCTCGCTTGCGGGAATTCCGCCGACTATAGGATTTTTCGGGAAATACAGGGTGTTTTTAGCTGCAGTCGACGCCAATCTGACGCCGCTTGCAGTAATAGGAATAATAGCAAGCGTAATCTCCGCGTACTACTATCTCAAGGTGCTCGTCTACGCGTTTATGAGGGAAGACAGTTACGGGGCAAGCGCAAACAAACCGCTTTCGGGGGCTACAATTGCGGTGCTTACCGCAGTCACGGTTTTTTTCGGTATATTTCCTTTCTTGTCATGGGATCTAGCAGCTCAGGCCTCAAACACTCTTCTCGCCGCAATCGCGTTTTAG
- a CDS encoding DNA translocase FtsK 4TM domain-containing protein, which yields MEKGKDTQGVFVDVMAVFFFALGVFTFVSLLAFSNLLEIDVKGAMGGTGLYVSHSLGSSFGTLSFVFPVLMFYASYVILRKRPAQKIYWKLFSTIIFLLSSTTLLGLVYGKSSLLGYSPAGGWLGLAISREFAQNILGTFGTYIIAIIVIFVSVIIATETKIATVVKIIRLLFSGVLKGISAPIGALRRAAARRGTRGKKKQDAPKATPRAAKTTATEHKQQADTEPQIVFTPPAPDKKDEPSPAAPESKWLDFSLPSIDLLDPKIDTSVEIDKEAMYRKATLIEEKLADFGVTGKIMEIRPGPVITMFEYKPAPGIKINKISSLEGDLAMGLKALSIRIIAPIPGKDVVGIEVPNESREIVVLRELFESSSFMEKKSMLTIALGKDISGKPRYMDLQTAPHLMIAGTTGSGKSVLLNAAITSLLYRATPYELKMIMIDPKMLELSIYEDIPHLLHPVVTESKKAVAALKWLVGEMDSRYRMLSEEGVRDIDSYNRKLEALEIEEKQLRWLPYIVVIIDELADLMMVSPSDVKDSIIRLAQKARAAGIHIIVSTQRPSADVVAGLIKANFPARISFLVSSKVDSRIILDTGGAETLLGKGDMLFLASGGSNLLRLQGALISDDERKRVTDFLRSQADPVYIEEITKDDPDDESAGVSEDEKDELYETALGIIAETGQASISMIQRRLKIGYNRAARIVETMEKEGLIGPQGAAGKPREVYVNMIKADRGNSD from the coding sequence ATGGAAAAAGGCAAGGACACTCAAGGCGTATTTGTAGATGTGATGGCGGTTTTTTTCTTCGCCCTCGGCGTATTTACCTTCGTAAGTCTTCTGGCTTTCAGCAACCTTCTTGAAATCGACGTAAAAGGCGCAATGGGAGGCACTGGCCTTTACGTGTCGCACTCCCTTGGAAGTTCCTTCGGGACGCTTTCCTTCGTATTTCCCGTGTTGATGTTCTACGCGTCTTACGTGATCCTGAGAAAGCGGCCCGCCCAGAAAATATACTGGAAGCTTTTCTCCACGATTATTTTCCTTCTCTCCTCGACCACCCTGCTAGGGCTTGTTTACGGAAAAAGCTCCCTTCTGGGATACTCGCCGGCCGGGGGATGGTTGGGTCTTGCGATCTCCAGGGAATTCGCGCAAAACATCCTGGGGACCTTTGGAACATACATTATCGCCATAATCGTCATATTCGTCTCCGTGATAATAGCAACGGAAACCAAGATCGCCACCGTAGTGAAAATCATCCGCCTTCTCTTCTCAGGTGTGTTAAAAGGAATTTCTGCACCGATCGGTGCGCTGAGACGCGCTGCCGCACGAAGGGGCACCCGAGGAAAAAAGAAGCAAGACGCACCAAAGGCGACCCCCAGGGCGGCAAAAACCACGGCCACAGAACACAAGCAACAAGCCGACACGGAACCACAGATAGTCTTCACTCCTCCCGCACCCGACAAGAAAGACGAGCCGTCCCCTGCCGCGCCCGAGAGCAAATGGCTTGACTTCTCCCTCCCCTCAATTGATCTGCTTGACCCGAAAATCGACACGTCGGTAGAGATAGACAAGGAGGCCATGTACCGGAAGGCCACATTGATCGAGGAAAAGCTTGCGGACTTCGGAGTAACCGGAAAGATCATGGAAATACGTCCCGGCCCGGTTATCACGATGTTTGAATACAAGCCCGCCCCGGGAATAAAAATAAACAAAATATCGTCCCTTGAAGGTGATCTGGCAATGGGTCTTAAGGCGCTGAGCATAAGAATCATAGCCCCCATACCGGGAAAGGACGTGGTCGGAATAGAGGTGCCGAACGAAAGCAGGGAGATAGTGGTGCTGCGGGAACTTTTCGAGAGCAGTTCGTTCATGGAGAAAAAATCGATGCTCACCATCGCCCTCGGAAAAGACATATCCGGAAAACCGCGCTACATGGACCTTCAGACCGCCCCGCACCTTATGATCGCCGGAACTACGGGTTCGGGCAAAAGCGTGCTCCTAAACGCCGCAATCACAAGCCTGCTCTACAGGGCGACCCCTTATGAGCTCAAGATGATAATGATAGATCCGAAGATGCTCGAGCTTTCCATATACGAAGACATTCCCCACCTGCTCCACCCGGTGGTAACCGAATCGAAAAAAGCCGTGGCCGCCCTTAAGTGGCTGGTCGGGGAAATGGATTCCAGATACAGGATGCTCTCCGAGGAAGGGGTAAGGGACATAGACAGCTATAACAGGAAGCTTGAAGCGCTTGAAATCGAAGAAAAACAGCTCAGGTGGCTTCCCTACATAGTCGTTATCATAGACGAGCTCGCCGACCTGATGATGGTCTCCCCGAGCGATGTCAAGGACTCGATAATAAGGCTCGCGCAGAAAGCCAGGGCGGCGGGAATTCATATAATAGTCTCCACACAGCGCCCCTCGGCGGACGTGGTGGCGGGACTCATAAAGGCTAACTTCCCGGCGCGCATATCCTTTCTCGTATCTTCAAAAGTGGATTCAAGAATCATACTTGACACAGGGGGAGCTGAGACCCTGCTCGGAAAGGGGGACATGCTTTTTCTCGCATCCGGCGGGAGCAACCTCTTAAGACTGCAGGGCGCGCTTATATCCGACGATGAAAGAAAACGGGTAACGGATTTTCTAAGGTCCCAGGCAGACCCGGTCTACATAGAAGAGATAACAAAAGACGACCCGGACGATGAGAGCGCGGGAGTCAGCGAAGACGAAAAAGACGAGCTCTACGAAACCGCGCTCGGCATAATAGCCGAAACGGGACAGGCATCCATCTCCATGATACAGAGAAGGCTCAAGATAGGATATAACCGCGCGGCCAGGATCGTTGAGACAATGGAAAAAGAAGGTCTTATAGGTCCTCAGGGAGCCGCCGGCAAACCGAGAGAAGTCTACGTGAACATGATTAAAGCGGACAGGGGAAACTCGGATTGA
- a CDS encoding outer membrane lipoprotein carrier protein LolA, with translation MRKIALAAALFATSLLFTAQPARTQDPSTVVSGIQKKYASINDLSSPFTQVTRIKDLDEKIASSGKVWFKKPGMMKWQYEEPWKDTIVSDGKKVWYFDSRENQATEMEIESVWADSLGSYTIISILEDLDRLFDVRPAAGSADERGNVLLDLKQKNREQSKQVTIAVDPKTYMLREIIIGDIFGNITVIKLGTPEVNLGIADSFFSFKKPKGAKMETFP, from the coding sequence TTGAGAAAAATCGCGCTTGCGGCAGCGCTTTTCGCCACCTCCCTTCTTTTTACCGCGCAGCCCGCGAGGACCCAGGACCCAAGCACTGTTGTAAGCGGCATCCAGAAAAAATACGCTTCGATAAACGACCTCAGCTCTCCATTCACCCAGGTGACCCGGATAAAGGACCTCGATGAGAAAATCGCTTCCTCGGGCAAGGTGTGGTTCAAAAAACCCGGGATGATGAAGTGGCAGTACGAAGAGCCATGGAAAGATACGATTGTTTCTGACGGAAAGAAGGTCTGGTATTTCGACAGCCGGGAGAACCAGGCAACCGAGATGGAAATTGAAAGCGTCTGGGCAGACTCTCTCGGTTCCTATACCATCATTTCCATACTGGAGGATCTTGACCGCCTTTTCGATGTCCGACCGGCTGCCGGAAGCGCGGACGAGCGGGGGAATGTCCTCCTTGACCTGAAACAGAAAAACCGGGAGCAGTCAAAGCAGGTAACGATAGCAGTCGACCCCAAGACCTACATGCTAAGAGAAATCATAATCGGCGATATCTTCGGAAACATTACGGTCATAAAACTGGGCACCCCGGAAGTTAACCTCGGCATTGCCGATTCGTTTTTCAGTTTCAAAAAACCGAAGGGGGCAAAAATGGAGACTTTTCCCTGA